One Fuerstiella marisgermanici DNA window includes the following coding sequences:
- a CDS encoding sugar transferase: protein MDFGSHGHFAPVQQPEARDGERQHFFALNTRRGRVLKRLLDLSLAIPVVVFSLPVLCLVVKIGQLFQSSGPLFYCQTRCGREGREFTIIKFRTMDLPPAGRTDLEENPGARIYPLGKILRRSKLDEIPQFINVLLGSMSVVGPRPHHFDDCRKFEKMVGDYSLRTVTKPGITGLAQYTEYRGDFEWNSVENRVAKDLAYIHNWTMVLDLLLILKTAAIVCRAVIGGVLRRMGISSSRAKLSPATLKINAAHAKADDMEQTVIYGQETQRRAA, encoded by the coding sequence AACACCAGGCGGGGCCGAGTTCTGAAGCGGCTGCTTGATCTGTCCTTAGCGATACCTGTTGTTGTGTTTTCACTTCCGGTGCTGTGCCTTGTTGTTAAGATCGGGCAACTGTTTCAGTCATCAGGGCCGCTGTTCTATTGCCAGACTCGTTGCGGACGTGAAGGACGTGAGTTCACGATTATTAAGTTCCGCACGATGGATCTTCCTCCAGCTGGTCGCACCGATTTAGAAGAAAACCCGGGGGCTCGAATTTACCCACTCGGGAAAATTCTACGTCGTTCGAAGCTGGACGAAATTCCACAGTTTATCAACGTGCTGCTTGGTTCGATGAGCGTCGTCGGTCCGCGGCCGCACCACTTCGATGACTGTCGAAAGTTCGAGAAGATGGTCGGCGACTATTCGCTGCGAACTGTCACCAAGCCGGGCATCACCGGACTGGCTCAGTACACCGAATACCGAGGCGACTTTGAATGGAACAGTGTTGAAAATCGGGTCGCCAAAGATCTGGCGTATATCCACAACTGGACGATGGTTCTGGATCTGCTGCTGATCTTGAAGACAGCAGCCATCGTATGCCGCGCTGTCATCGGTGGGGTGCTGCGACGCATGGGGATTTCGTCCTCGCGTGCGAAGTTGTCACCTGCGACACTCAAGATTAACGCGGCTCATGCTAAAGCCGACGACATGGAGCAAACTGTAATTTACGGTCAGGAAACTCAGCGACGAGCCGCGTAA